The following coding sequences lie in one Gadus macrocephalus chromosome 1, ASM3116895v1 genomic window:
- the LOC132465700 gene encoding uncharacterized protein LOC132465700: protein MAYGHKGSGKTHTMMGSQGPPGSPQPGAPQCVSSPGDQQGIIPQAAVELFRLDYCNGLLYGTTNKVLKKRQYVQNSAARLLTGTRSREHITPVLRELHWLPIKHRINYKILLITYKALNSLAPPYLADLLHHHAPSRFLRSNSANLLQVPRTERRTWGDRAFSVAAPTLWNSLPSHIKVSPTLSSFKSALKTYLFTLAFPT, encoded by the exons atgGCGTACGGGCATAAGGGGAGTGGAAAAACCCACACCATGATGGGCTCCCAGGGGCCCCCCGGGTCCCCTCAGCCAGGCGCCCCCCAGTGTGTCTCCTCCCCCGGGGACCAGCAGGGCATCATCCCCCAAGCTGCTGTGGAGCTCTTCAG gcttgactactgcaatggtcttctctatggcaccaccaacaaagtcctcaaaaaacgtcaatatgtccagaactcagctgcacgcctcctcactggtacccgctccagagaacacatcacacctgtcctccgtgaactccattggcttccaattaaacacagaatcaactacaaaatcttactcatcacctacaaggccctcaacagcctagcccccccctaccttgccgacctcctccatcaccacgccccctcccgattcctcaggtccaattctgccaacctgctacaagttccacggactgagcgacggacttggggtgatcgggccttctcagttgctgcccccaccctttggaattcactcccctcccacatcaaagtctctccaaccctctcttctttcaaatctgccctcaaaacataccttttcacactagccttccccacctaa